A genome region from Drosophila simulans strain w501 chromosome 2R, Prin_Dsim_3.1, whole genome shotgun sequence includes the following:
- the LOC6733668 gene encoding phospholipase ABHD3 isoform X1 codes for MLCALVRGPTTGHKLVLCRSVAELLGPVHDVRCLSAGRGVYQRQPRSQSQSQSQLQNPAHRPDLLSLSRPAVSSKLSVRSLHSENDAMFYSMYAYLSNLPRLHVLGMAVVAYVVYYLIQVVKRPIIACSDGPFKQYLIRKVPTLENKYWPTFWCVESRAQTVLASLLRSKSLPRVNYRREILSLKDGGEVALDWMEEGCDSSAPCILILPGLTGESQAEYIKCLVFAAQQSGMRVVVFNNRGLGGIELKTPRLYCAANCEDLCEVVQHVRRTLPEKCKLGATGISMGGLILGNYLARKSDEARSFLSAAKIISVPWDVHKGSASIEKPVINSLLGRHLAGSLCRTLRNHLDIYRDIYQDSDIDIQRILRCKTIKEFDELFTAKQFGYAHVNDYYSDATLHNKLDHISVPLLCLSAADDPFQPLDAIPIKAANQCTHVAIVITARGGHIGFLEGWWPSTKDQYMGRLFTEYFTKALFDEDGEFQHTANKMHERFLAKQTVALASSTPVLFAKKIDDDQLDHKVKLM; via the exons ATGCTGTGCGCCCTTGTCCGTGGTCCAACCACCGGCCACAAGTTGGTCCTGTGTCGCTCCGTGGCCGAGCTCCTTGGCCCGGTACACGACGTCCGCTGCCTGTCCGCCGGAAGAGGCGTCTATCAGCGGCAGCCCCGGTCGcaatcgcagtcgcagtcacaGCTCCAGAACCCAGCCCACCGTCCAGACCTGCT CTCGCTTTCCCGGCCAGCAGTAAGTTCGAAATTGTCTGTGCGGAGCCTTCACTCAGAGAACGACGCCATGTTCTACTCGATGTATGCCTACCTGTCCAACCTGCCGCGCCTCCATGTTTTGGGCATGGCGGTGGTGGCCTACGTCGTCTATTACCTTATCCAGGTGGTCAAG CGACCGATAATCGCCTGTTCGGACGGGCCGTTCAAGCAGTATCTGATCCGCAAGGTGCCGACGCTGGAGAACAAGTACTGGCCCACCTTTTGGTGTGTGGAGAGTCGTGCCCAGACCGTCCTTGCGAGCCTGCTGCGCTCCAAGAGTCTGCCGCGCGTCAACTACCGCCGCGAAATTCTCTCGCTGAAAGATGGCGGGGAGGTGGCCCTGGACTGGATGGAGGAGGGCTGCGACTCGAGTGCTCCATGCATCCTCATCCTACCGGGTCTGACCGGTGAGTCGCAGGCGGAGTACATCAAGTGCCTCGTCTTCGCCGCCCAGCAGTCTGGCATGCGTGTGGTGGTGTTTAATAACCGCGGACTCGGCGGCATAGAGCTGAAGACACCGCGTCTCTACTGCGCCGCCAACTGCGAGGATCTGTGCGAGGTCGTCCAGCATGTGCGACGCACTTTGCCCGAAAAATGCAAGCTGGGAGCCACTGGGATCTCAATGGGCGGCCTGATTCTGGGCAATTATCTAGCCCGCAAGAGCGACGAGGCCAGGAGCTTCCTTTCGGCTGCAAAGATAATATCTGTGCCGTGGGACGTCCACAAGGGCAGCGCCAGCATCGAGAAGCCAGTGATCAACAGCCTGCTGGGTCGCCACTTGGCTGGAAGTCTGTGCCGCACCTTGCGCAATCACCTGGACATCTATAGGGATATTTACCAGGACTCCGACATTGATATTCAGCGCATTCTGCGCTGCAAGACCATCAAAGAGTTCGACGAGCTTTTCACGGCCAAGCAGTTCGGATATGCCCATGTGAATGACTACTACTCGGATGCGACGCTGCACAACAAACTGGATCACATTTCGGTGCCGCTGCTTTGCCTGAGCGCCGCCGATGATCCGTTCCAGCCACTGGATGCCATTCCCATCAAGGCGGCCAACCAGTGCACCCATGTGGCCATCGTGATTACGGCTCGTGGCGGGCACATTGGTTTCCTCGAGGGCTGGTGGCCGTCCACCAAGGACCAGTACATGGGCCGCCTCTTCACGGAGTACTTCACCAAGGCGCTGTTCGACGAGGATGGCGAGTTCCAGCACACGGCCAACAAAATGCACGAGCGATTCTTGGCCAAGCAGACGGTGGCGCTGGCCTCCTCGACACCGGTGCTGTTCGCCAAGAAGATCGACGACGATCAGTTGGACCACAAGGTCAAGCTGATGTGA
- the LOC6733668 gene encoding phospholipase ABHD3 isoform X2: MFYSMYAYLSNLPRLHVLGMAVVAYVVYYLIQVVKRPIIACSDGPFKQYLIRKVPTLENKYWPTFWCVESRAQTVLASLLRSKSLPRVNYRREILSLKDGGEVALDWMEEGCDSSAPCILILPGLTGESQAEYIKCLVFAAQQSGMRVVVFNNRGLGGIELKTPRLYCAANCEDLCEVVQHVRRTLPEKCKLGATGISMGGLILGNYLARKSDEARSFLSAAKIISVPWDVHKGSASIEKPVINSLLGRHLAGSLCRTLRNHLDIYRDIYQDSDIDIQRILRCKTIKEFDELFTAKQFGYAHVNDYYSDATLHNKLDHISVPLLCLSAADDPFQPLDAIPIKAANQCTHVAIVITARGGHIGFLEGWWPSTKDQYMGRLFTEYFTKALFDEDGEFQHTANKMHERFLAKQTVALASSTPVLFAKKIDDDQLDHKVKLM; this comes from the exons ATGTTCTACTCGATGTATGCCTACCTGTCCAACCTGCCGCGCCTCCATGTTTTGGGCATGGCGGTGGTGGCCTACGTCGTCTATTACCTTATCCAGGTGGTCAAG CGACCGATAATCGCCTGTTCGGACGGGCCGTTCAAGCAGTATCTGATCCGCAAGGTGCCGACGCTGGAGAACAAGTACTGGCCCACCTTTTGGTGTGTGGAGAGTCGTGCCCAGACCGTCCTTGCGAGCCTGCTGCGCTCCAAGAGTCTGCCGCGCGTCAACTACCGCCGCGAAATTCTCTCGCTGAAAGATGGCGGGGAGGTGGCCCTGGACTGGATGGAGGAGGGCTGCGACTCGAGTGCTCCATGCATCCTCATCCTACCGGGTCTGACCGGTGAGTCGCAGGCGGAGTACATCAAGTGCCTCGTCTTCGCCGCCCAGCAGTCTGGCATGCGTGTGGTGGTGTTTAATAACCGCGGACTCGGCGGCATAGAGCTGAAGACACCGCGTCTCTACTGCGCCGCCAACTGCGAGGATCTGTGCGAGGTCGTCCAGCATGTGCGACGCACTTTGCCCGAAAAATGCAAGCTGGGAGCCACTGGGATCTCAATGGGCGGCCTGATTCTGGGCAATTATCTAGCCCGCAAGAGCGACGAGGCCAGGAGCTTCCTTTCGGCTGCAAAGATAATATCTGTGCCGTGGGACGTCCACAAGGGCAGCGCCAGCATCGAGAAGCCAGTGATCAACAGCCTGCTGGGTCGCCACTTGGCTGGAAGTCTGTGCCGCACCTTGCGCAATCACCTGGACATCTATAGGGATATTTACCAGGACTCCGACATTGATATTCAGCGCATTCTGCGCTGCAAGACCATCAAAGAGTTCGACGAGCTTTTCACGGCCAAGCAGTTCGGATATGCCCATGTGAATGACTACTACTCGGATGCGACGCTGCACAACAAACTGGATCACATTTCGGTGCCGCTGCTTTGCCTGAGCGCCGCCGATGATCCGTTCCAGCCACTGGATGCCATTCCCATCAAGGCGGCCAACCAGTGCACCCATGTGGCCATCGTGATTACGGCTCGTGGCGGGCACATTGGTTTCCTCGAGGGCTGGTGGCCGTCCACCAAGGACCAGTACATGGGCCGCCTCTTCACGGAGTACTTCACCAAGGCGCTGTTCGACGAGGATGGCGAGTTCCAGCACACGGCCAACAAAATGCACGAGCGATTCTTGGCCAAGCAGACGGTGGCGCTGGCCTCCTCGACACCGGTGCTGTTCGCCAAGAAGATCGACGACGATCAGTTGGACCACAAGGTCAAGCTGATGTGA
- the LOC6733669 gene encoding 5'-AMP-activated protein kinase subunit beta-1, with product MGNASSSVHMQRERHKSTDLSTPSSPAHFRDSMGGGGAGQGGSAGAAALGAAAGAAGAAGGGGGGGGGQAFSFDKKHTAVLNEGSSQEDDDPYYTGTGTGSTRRGTAHDDATSAVTRDHSSMDNNEEDEEAAAGAEPATGSQLTGDEDDIRKTALPTVLRWDGGGKNVTISGTFSDWKPMTMVRSHQNFVTIIDLPEGDHQYKFCVDGEWKHDPKLKSVENAEGQRNNLVSVRESDFEVFQALAKDSENVTNYAEKEYSQEVPQVKPWEKVSGPPVLPPHLLQVILNKDTPLSCEPTLLPEPNHVMLNHLYALSIKDGVMVLSATHRYRKKYVTTLLYKPI from the exons ATGGGCAACGCCAGCTCCTCCGTGCACATGCAACGCGAGCGCCACAAGTCGACCGACTTGTCCACGCCGAGCTCTCCCGCACATTTCCGCGATTCGATgggcggaggaggagcgggACAGGGCGGGAGTGCTGGCGCAGCAGCTCTGGGCGCTGCAGCGGGGGCGGCGGGAGCTGCAGGgggtggaggaggtggcggcggaggcCAAGCTTTCTCGTTCGACAAAAAACATACGGCAGTCTTGAACGAGGGCTCGTCGCAAGAAGACGACGACCCGTACTACAcgggaactggaactggatcCACTAGACGAGGCACCGCACACGACGACGCGACATCAGCTGTTACCCGAGACCACTCCAGCATGGACAACaacgaggaggatgaggaggcggCGGCAGGAGCGGAGCCAGCGACTGGATCTCAGTTAACCGGCGATGAGGACGACATCCGGAAGACGGCACTGCCGACCGTTCTGCGGTGGGACGGCGGCGGCAAGAACGTCACCATCTCGGGCACATTCTCCGACTGGAAGCCCATGACCATGGTGCGCAGCCATCAGAACTTCGTGACCATCATCGATCTGCCGGAGGGCGACCATCAGTACAAGTTCTGCGTGGACGGCGAGTGGAAGCACGATCCCAAGCTG AAAAGCGTGGAGAACGCCGAGGGGCAGAGAAATAACTTGGTGTCCGTGCGGGAATCCGATTTCGAGGTATTCCAGGCCCTGGCCAAAGACAGCGAGAACGTGACCAACTATGCAGAGAAGGAGTACTCGCAGGAGGTGCCGCAGGTGAAGCCCTGGGAGAAGGTATCTGGCCCGCCAGTTCTGCCGCCTCACCTGCTCCAGGTCATCCTCAACAAGGACACACCGCTATCG TGTGAACCCACTCTGCTGCCGGAACCCAACCACGTGATGCTGAACCACTTGTACGCCCTGTCCATCAAGGATGGCGTCATGGTCCTGAGTGCCACGCACAGGTATCGCAAGAAGTACGTCACCACGCTGCTGTACAAGCCCATTTAG
- the LOC120284441 gene encoding uncharacterized protein LOC120284441 isoform X2 has protein sequence MNQVEALSISGVSAEARRTYTHTANRNQICSEGRTMDSVKSFFAGSTKDGSLPSNRQANVPGSSVASRWGRSWSTSSQHTDPEPGATSSVASKSGNPCDVKRKDSDNYFYIM, from the exons ATGAACCAGGTAGAAG ctttaTCAATTTCGGGCGTTTCTGCGGAGGCTCgacgcacatacacacacacggccAATCGTAACCAGATTTGTAGCGAGGGTCGCACCATGGATAGCGTCAAGTCGTTCTTCGCCGGCTCCACCAAGGATGGCAGCCTGCCCAGCAACAGACAGGCCAATGTGCCCGGCTCCTCAGTCGCCAGCCGCTGGGGTCGCAGCTGGAGCACCAGCTCGCAGCACACGGATCCCGAGCCAGGAGCCACCAGCTCCGTCGCCAGCAAGAGCGGCAATCCGTGCGATGTGAAGCGCAAGGACAGTGACAACTACTTCTACATCATGTGA
- the LOC120284441 gene encoding uncharacterized protein LOC120284441 isoform X1 yields MDSVKSFFAGSTKDGSLPSNRQANVPGSSVASRWGRSWSTSSQHTDPEPGATSSVASKSGNPCDVKRKDSDNYFYIMWRA; encoded by the exons ATGGATAGCGTCAAGTCGTTCTTCGCCGGCTCCACCAAGGATGGCAGCCTGCCCAGCAACAGACAGGCCAATGTGCCCGGCTCCTCAGTCGCCAGCCGCTGGGGTCGCAGCTGGAGCACCAGCTCGCAGCACACGGATCCCGAGCCAGGAGCCACCAGCTCCGTCGCCAGCAAGAGCGGCAATCCGTGCGATGTGAAGCGCAAGGACAGTGACAACTACTTCTACATCAT GTGGCGCGCTTGA
- the LOC27207513 gene encoding uncharacterized protein LOC27207513, which produces MDAITILGLIYWLICMIAFGPLMFFVCVYLPEVPVRYVKGLRQQT; this is translated from the coding sequence ATGGACGCCATCACAATCCTGGGCTTGATCTACTGGCTGATCTGCATGATTGCGTTCGGACCACTGATGTTCTTTGTCTGCGTTTACCTGCCAGAGGTTCCGGTGCGATATGTGAAGGGTCTGAGGCAGCAGACCTGA
- the LOC6733671 gene encoding charged multivesicular body protein 4c isoform X2 produces MSFFGKMFGGKKEVAPTTGEAIQKLRETENMLIKKQEFLEAKIEDELNIARKNASKNKRVALQALKKKKRLEKQLQQIDGTLSTIEMQREALESANTNTAVLTTMKNAADALKTAHQNMDVDKVHDMMDDIAEQQDVAREISDAISNPVAFGADLDDEDLERELDELEQENFDKEIIGIPEPTPTLPEAPTEDLPEKAKEKKKATTTTAAEDDDDPVMKQLLAWSN; encoded by the exons ATGAGTTTCTTCGGGAAGATGTTCGGCGGCAAGAAGGAGGTGGCCCCCACCACCGGCGAGGCGATACAGAAGCTGCGCGAGACGGAGAACATGCTCATCAAAAAGCAGGAGTTCCTGGAGGCCAAGATCGAGGACGAACTGAATATAGCCCGCAAGAATGcgtccaaaaacaaaagag TGGCTCTGCAAGCTctcaagaagaagaagcgccTGGAGAAGCAACTCCAGCAGATCGACGGCACCCTGTCCACCATTGAAATGCAGCGCGAGGCTCTGGAGAGCGCCAACACAAACACTGCCGTCTTGACCACGATGAAGAATGCCGCGGATGCCCTCAAGACAGCCCATCAAAATAT GGACGTGGACAAGGTGCACGACATGATGGATGACATTGCCGAGCAGCAGGACGTGGCCCGCGAGATTTCCGATGCCATTTCCAACCCAGTGGCATTCGGTGCCGATCTGGACGATGAGGATCTCGAGCGGGAACTCGacgagctggagcaggagaaCTTTGATAAGGAAATCATTGGCATACCCGAGCCGACGCCCACATTGCCAGAAGCACCCACAGAAGATTTGCCTGAGAAggccaaagaaaagaaaaaggcgACAACCACGACTGCAGCGGAGGATGATG ATGATCCAGTCATGAAGCAGCTCTTAGCCTGGTCCAACTAA
- the LOC6733671 gene encoding charged multivesicular body protein 4c isoform X1 — protein sequence MSFFGKMFGGKKEVAPTTGEAIQKLRETENMLIKKQEFLEAKIEDELNIARKNASKNKRELALQALKKKKRLEKQLQQIDGTLSTIEMQREALESANTNTAVLTTMKNAADALKTAHQNMDVDKVHDMMDDIAEQQDVAREISDAISNPVAFGADLDDEDLERELDELEQENFDKEIIGIPEPTPTLPEAPTEDLPEKAKEKKKATTTTAAEDDDDPVMKQLLAWSN from the exons ATGAGTTTCTTCGGGAAGATGTTCGGCGGCAAGAAGGAGGTGGCCCCCACCACCGGCGAGGCGATACAGAAGCTGCGCGAGACGGAGAACATGCTCATCAAAAAGCAGGAGTTCCTGGAGGCCAAGATCGAGGACGAACTGAATATAGCCCGCAAGAATGcgtccaaaaacaaaagag AAC TGGCTCTGCAAGCTctcaagaagaagaagcgccTGGAGAAGCAACTCCAGCAGATCGACGGCACCCTGTCCACCATTGAAATGCAGCGCGAGGCTCTGGAGAGCGCCAACACAAACACTGCCGTCTTGACCACGATGAAGAATGCCGCGGATGCCCTCAAGACAGCCCATCAAAATAT GGACGTGGACAAGGTGCACGACATGATGGATGACATTGCCGAGCAGCAGGACGTGGCCCGCGAGATTTCCGATGCCATTTCCAACCCAGTGGCATTCGGTGCCGATCTGGACGATGAGGATCTCGAGCGGGAACTCGacgagctggagcaggagaaCTTTGATAAGGAAATCATTGGCATACCCGAGCCGACGCCCACATTGCCAGAAGCACCCACAGAAGATTTGCCTGAGAAggccaaagaaaagaaaaaggcgACAACCACGACTGCAGCGGAGGATGATG ATGATCCAGTCATGAAGCAGCTCTTAGCCTGGTCCAACTAA
- the LOC6733672 gene encoding pre-mRNA-splicing factor 38, whose protein sequence is MANRTVKEAKNVHGTNPQYLIEKIIRSRIYDSKYWKEQCFALTAELLVDKAMELRFVGGVYGGNIKPTQFLCLTLKMLQIQPEKDIVVEFIKNEEFKYVRALGAFYLRLTGAALDCYKYLEPLYIDNRKLRRQNRAGQFEIVYMDEYIDELLRNDRVCDIILPRIQKRSILEENNEIEPKVSVLDEDLDDELPSDEEKADETNRPKENSTAVRRPRRVRSKSRSRSRERDRRSGQGNNARSRDYYDELEDYDRQRNRVRNRDTHNEDYDRRQNSGRQDRERERQDRDSIRERDRDGDRDRRDRERERERDRGRHDQRERDSRGERDRRRY, encoded by the coding sequence ATGGCCAACCGCACGGTGAAGGAGGCCAAAAACGTGCACGGCACCAATCCGCAGTACCTCATCGAGAAGATCATCCGTTCGAGGATATACGACTCTAAGTACTGGAAGGAGCAGTGCTTTGCTCTCACGGCAGAGCTGCTGGTGGACAAAGCAATGGAGCTGCGATTCGTCGGTGGCGTCTACGGTGGCAACATCAAGCCCACCCAGTTCCTCTGCCTCACACTGAAGATGCTGCAGATTCAGCCGGAAAAGGACATCGTAGTGGAGTTTATCAAGAACGAGGAGTTCAAGTACGTGCGAGCATTGGGAGCCTTCTATCTACGTCTCACAGGAGCTGCCCTGGACTGCTACAAGTACCTGGAGCCGTTGTACATCGACAATCGAAAGCTGCGCCGCCAGAATCGCGCCGGCCAGTTTGAGATTGTCTACATGGATGAGTACATAGACGAACTGCTGCGCAACGACCGTGTCTGCGACATTATACTGCCCCGAATCCAGAAGCGCTCCATTCTCGAGGAGAACAACGAAATCGAGCCCAAAGTGTCAGTGCTGGATGAGGACTTGGACGACGAACTGCCCAGCGACGAGGAGAAGGCGGACGAGACCAATCGGCCTAAAGAGAATTCTACAGCAGTGAGACGACCACGGAGAGTTCGCTCCAAATCAAGGTCCCGCAGTCGGGAGCGCGACCGAAGATCTGGGCAGGGCAACAACGCCCGCTCCCGAGATTACTACGACGAACTGGAAGACTACGACCGCCAGCGAAATAGGGTGCGTAATCGGGACACCCACAACGAGGACTATGACCGCCGGCAAAACAGTGGACGCCAGGATCGCGAACGAGAGCGCCAGGATCGCGACAGTATCAGGGAGCGCGACAGGGACGGCGACAGAGATCGCCGCGATAGGGAACGAGAGCGAGAACGTGACCGTGGCCGTCATGACCAGCGGGAACGAGACTCGCGAGGAGAGCGTGACCGTCGACGCtactaa